A genome region from Cryptococcus tetragattii IND107 chromosome 13, whole genome shotgun sequence includes the following:
- a CDS encoding phosphoribosylamine-glycine ligase — translation MPEITAFPQPKSDLNVLLLGAGGREHALAFKLAQSPRVARIVVCPGNGGTALMGGKVSNLALPWGAPPAFGSIVEWAQKENIDLVVPGPEQPLVDGVEGAFKKAGIPVFGPSPAAAMLEGSKSLSKEFMARHNIPTAAFRSFTSTQYEDAVAYIKSKPFTSGRSVIKASGLAAGKGVLIPETDEEALAALKSVMVDKEFGDAGDEVVVEEYLSGPEISVLAFSDGYTIVPMPAAQDHKRIGEGDTGLNTGGMGAYAPAPIASKEIMERCVKDALEPTIKGMREDGYPFVGMLFTGFMITADGPRVLEYNVRFGDPETQALMLLLDEQTDLAEVMLACVERRLDSVKLGYKQGYAVSVVLASEGYPGSYPKGLPMTLNPTLEGVEVFHAGTKRSNNVTVTDGGRVLAVCASAPTLRAAVDLAYSGISQISFQGQTFRRDIAYRALSSEPPAEPKGLTYAAAGVSVDAGNDLVEAIKPVVKATRRPGADSDIGGFGGAFDLAKAGYRDPILVSGTDGVGTKLRVALDHGKHNTVGIDLVAMSVNDLIVQGAEPLYFLDYYACSKLDVPVAADVITGIAEGCLQAGCALIGGETAEMPGMYHGDDYDLAGFAVGVVEREQILPTADIGSGDVLIALSSSGPHSNGFSLIRKIVSLSNLALHDTAPWDKNTSVGDSLLTPTKVYIKPLLPGIKSNLYKGMSHITGGGFTENIPRIFSSESSLGVKLDLTSYTLPAIWKWLMRAGNVEAKEMVRTFNCGVGMVIIVAKDKVDAALSSLKENGEEAWVIGEVQEKKGVEYVGLDKFGL, via the exons ATGCCCGAAATCACTGCTTTCCCCCAGCCAAAATCAGATCTCAACGTCTTGCTCCTCGGAGCGGGCGGAAGGGAACATGCCCTCGCTTTCAAGCTCGCCCAGTCTCCTAGGGTCGCTCGTATTGTCGTTTGCCCAGGTAACGGCGGTACTGCGCTCATGGGCGGGAAGGTCTCCAACCTCGCCCTGCCTTGGGGTGCTCCTCCCGCTTTTGGATCCATTGTCGAGTGGGCTCAGAAGGAGAATATTGACCTCGTCGTCCCTGGTCCCGAGCAACCTCTTGTCGATGGCGTTGAGGGTGCGTTCAAAAAGGCCGGTATTCCTGTCTTTGGTCCTTcccctgctgctgctatGCTCGAGGGTAGCAAGTCTCTCAGCAAGGAGTTCATGGCCCGACACAACATCCCCACTGCCGCTTTCCGATCTTTCACTTCCACTCAGTACGAAGATGCCGTCGCCTACATCAAGTCCAAGCCCTTCACCTCTGGTCGAAGTGTCATCAAGGCCTCTGGTCTTGCTGCGGGCAAGGGTGTGCTCATCCCCGAAACCGACGAAGAGGCTCTTGCTGCTTTAAAGAGTGTCATGGTTGACAAGGAGTTTGGAGATGCGGGTGACGAGGTTGTCGTTGAGGAGTACCTCTCCGGCCCCGAAATTTCTGTGCTCGCTTTCAGCGATGGTTACACTATTGTGCCCATGCCTGCTGCTCAGGACCACAAACGTATCGGCGAAGGTGACACCGGCCTTAACACTGGTGGTATGGGTGCTTACGCTCCTGCCCCTATCGCTTCCAAGGAAATTATGGAGAGGTGTGTCAAGGACGCGCTTGAGCCTACGATCAAGGGAATGAGGGAGGATGGTTATCCGTTTGTTGGCATGTTGTTCACCGGTTTCATGATCACTGCCGATGGACCTAGGGTTTTGGAGTACAACGTCAGGTTCGGTGACCCCGAGACTCAGGCTTTGATGTTGTTGCTTGACGAGCAGACTGATTTGGCCGAGGTGATGCTT GCCTGTGTTGAGCGTCGTCTTGACTCTGTCAAGCTCGGCTACAAACAAGGTTACGCTGTTTCTGTCGTTCTTGCTTCTGAGGGCTACCCCGGCTCTTACCCCAAGGGCCTTCCTATGACCCTTAACCCTACCCTCGAAG GTGTCGAAGTTTTCCACGCCGGTACTAAGCGTTCCAACAACGTCACCGTCACCGACGGCGGCCGTGTCCTCGCCGTCTGCGCTTCCGCCCCCACCCTCCGCGCCGCCGTCGACCTCGCCTACTCTGGCATCTCTCAAATCTCCTTCCAAGGCCAAACCTTCCGTCGAGACATTGCCTACCGCGCTCTCTCCTCCGAACCCCCTGCGGAGCCTAAAGGTCTCACTTACGCCGCTGCCGGCGTTTCCGTCGATGCTGGTAACGACCTTGTCGAGGCTATCAAGCCCGTCGTCAAGGCCACTCGACGACCTGGTGCCGACTCTGACATTGGCGGGTTCGGCGGTGCGTTCGACCTTGCCAAAGCTGGTTACAGGGACCCCATCCTGGTTTCTGGGACTGACGGTGTTGGAACCAAACTCCGTGTCGCTCTTGACCACGGGAAACACAACACTGTCGGTATCGACCTCGTTGCGATGAGCGTCAACGACCTCATTGTCCAAGGTGCTGAACCTCTCTACTTCCTCGACTACTATGCGTGCTCCAAGCTTGATGTGCCTGTGGCCGCGGATGTAATCACCGGTATCGCTGAGGGATGTCTCCAAGCTGGATGCGCATTGATTGGCGGTGAGACCGCAGAGATGCCAGGCATGTACCACGGGGATGACTATGATCTTGCCGGTTTCGCTGTGGGTGTGGTTGAGCGGGAACAGATCCTTCCCACGGCCGATATCGGCTCTGGCGATGTCCTCATTGcgctttcttcctctggaCCCCACTCCAACGGTTTCTCCCTTATCCGCAAAATCGTCTCCCTCTCCAATCTCGCTTTGCACGATACCGCCCCTTGGGACAAGAACACTTCTGTTGGCGATTCGCTCTTAACTCCTACCAAAGTGTACATCAAGCCCCTCTTACCCGGTATCAAGTCTAACTTGTACAAGGGCATGTCCCACATCACCGGTGGTGGTTTCACAGAGAACATTCCTCgtatcttctcctcggAGTCAAGTTTGGGTGTCAAGCTTGATTTGACTTCTTACACCCTTCCTGCGATTTGGAAGTGGCTCATGCGAGCTGGAAATGTCGAGGCCAAGGAGATGGTTAGGACATTCAACTGCGGCGTGGGGATGGTTATCATCGTCGCCAAGGACAAGGTTGACGCGGCGCTGAGTAGtttgaaggaaaatgggGAAGAGGCTTGGGTTATTGGTGAGGtccaggagaagaagggtgtCGAGTATGTTGGTTTGGACAAGTTTGGCCTttag
- a CDS encoding glycine cleavage system H protein has protein sequence MLSALRPIARPLAGSLRTHIAPKPAAFRFSALRFASTTKYSTDHEWVTFDSDTNVAVVGITDYAQKALGDVVFVELPSEGTEVAQGDSVGAVESVKAASDIYAPVSGVVESINETLADQPSLLNKSPEKDGWLCKVKLSDPAEFDDLLSPDAYKAHCEGA, from the exons ATGCTCTCTGCTCTCCGCCCCATTGCCCGACCCCTCGCTGGCTCTCTTAGGACCCACATTGCACCCAAGCCCGCCGCGTTCAGGTTCTCTGCTCTTAGGTTCGCCTCTACCA CCAAGTACAGCACTGACCACGAATGGGTCACTTTTGACTCTGACACCAACGTTGCTGTCGTCGGTATCACCGACTACGCCCAGAAAGCTTTGGGAGATGTCGTCTTTGTCGAGTTGCCCTCTGAGGGTACCGAAGTCGCCCAAGGTG ACTCTGTTGGTGCTGTTGAGTCTGTCAAGGCTGCCTCTGACATCTACGCCCCTGTTTCTGGTGTCGTTGAGTCTATCAACGAGACCCTCGCCGACCAGCCTAGCTTGTTGAACAAGTCCCCCGAGAAGGACG GCTGGCTCTGCAAGGTCAAGCTCTCTGACCCCGCCGAGTTTGACGACCTCTTGTCTCCTGACGCCTACAAGGCCCACTGCGAGGGTGCTTAA